The Scomber japonicus isolate fScoJap1 chromosome 12, fScoJap1.pri, whole genome shotgun sequence sequence ATCAATAACAATTGTTGAAAGAATTATCAGTAAattattttcacacattcatgttccccacagGATGATGGGTAACAATTTTGATCGTTTTGACTATGTATTTAATGCAATGATCAAAATTGCATCCTATCAGGTAGGACACCAGACTTATTTTAATATGGAGAGAATGGTGCATacaattttgttttgtttttcactccATCAGGTGTGGAGGTTTGTGAAAGAGTCTTCAACCTTTTCCTAAATATCAAGGGGGGAGCCGAGAGTATAGTCTCTGAAACACAGACAGGTAGGATTTGACCTTCCTGATATTCAACATAATTTAAGGACACATGAAGCTTATAAGTTAGTCATTGCTCTTCAGTACCACAGCTAACAAAACACTGCCTGTCCATGACTTGCAGCtactttgtttactttgtcCACACAGACACTGACCCACCCTTCCATCTAATTTCCTCCTTTTGTAATGATAAAACAcctattaaaatgaaacaaaactgtAATAACATTACAGGGGATGTGAGATTTCGGTTGCACATTAGGAGGGATTTCAACTAAGCATCTCAAACTCCTACAATAGATAATGAATTAAATGTCTTAGAAGAGCAAGAAATATTAATGGTCTAGTAATTCAATCTCAGAACCTAAGTTGTTTTTATCACCATAATAAAGATCATGAATATGCACAAAACATTAACCCATTTGGTCATTTACCTTATATATTATCTGTCATAGGCATTGCAGAGGAACGTGTCACTGTGGAAGTCCAAAGCATCCAAAATCCAGTGTTCCTTGATGTCTTCTAATGATGATGCAAACAGCAAAAACCTGTTTGGAGccacaaaaacagaacatgGCATCATATTACCtctaatttacatattttttcttcattaaaagACAGTAATGTACGTTGGAGTTATGCTGCAGACACAGTGAATCCATTGACAGATATCAAGTTGATCACTATTATgctttcacattttctctttggGATATTGAGAACCTGACCGTTTGGAGATATAAGGTTAGATTTATTTCAATGCAGCAGCTGATGGTCATACACTGACCACATTTGCACAGTCTGCAACATTTCAGATTCTCTATTAGGATGTGTTACATTAGGTACAGGTACATACAGATAAGGTGCATTAATTCCACTGTGTAATATATTATGTTAGAACAACACTGCAAACTGTCAGCTACCTATAAACCTGAGGCTTAATTAAGTTAATTTATTTGTACAAGTAACGAGACAcaaactgcacacacatacacacacacacacacacacacacacacacacacacacacacacacacacacacacacacacacaatgcattaAGGGAGTAGAAAGGagattaaaaaactaaactagaGATATGTCACCAAATAGATTAAACAATTTAATTtggattaattaaaaatatatgacaAGCTGCAGTCCTTTATGTCTAATGATATGAAGAGTGAGAGAAATCAGAGAATCAGGTCAAACAGGATTAAGTCAATGGACTTTATTACAGGGacataaacattaaacacatttatgaacTTTCAATTAACACATTCCTcaatattttacacaactttgaagcctaatttcatatatttggcgatttttttaatcattcaaatttggcagggtggttaacaacacacttttctgtggtatgtcaaactcagaacacatatttattcttactttacacagactttaagacaAAATTACTTAGTAATAAGcaacaaagtaaacattttataatttcCATAAGCAGTTAAAGAAACATATTTGTAATgagaataaacacatacattgtAAATATTTATCACAATATCATTATAAGAACATTGTTAACAGCTTTAATTAAGTTTCTAATAATATAGTGTTGAGTTTCCGCTATAAGGTAGCAACTCATTTGATAAGACTTTATAGAGTAATGTAATCTGAGTGTAATGCATGTAAATAGAGAGCATTAAGGCAAATTGCTCCCACCACTTTATGTATGCATAATCTAAGAAAGCAACTCTTCATTCTATACCAGAAGATCTATTCAACTTTAAGTGCTTGAATAATATGAAAACACTAATACAGACTTGTTCTCCATGTGCTTTGTGTAGTTTATCAGCCCAAGAGTGAATAAAGGATGAAGTTGGAGGAGACAGCAGCAACTGTCACGGTCATCATCGTGGTAGGCCTCCTGTACTGTACTCTGCTTCTTTATTCATTCCTGTTCATCATCTTCATTTGCAGAACCCTGTCCTGATGATGAACCATCCCTGTTAAAATAGAAGGAAGCATGAAATCAACTGCATAATACATGTAACACAATGAACAGATCTATGCGTGCCAAGTTTTTAAAGAGACCGGATTTGAGAACCTTCAATTCTGATGTCTGTCGTgttttttgaattatttttattaagaaCCTGGATCTTGCTTTTGTAGTTTTTGGACATTATTTCTATTATCAGAGCTGAGCAATTATTACATATTCTGATTCAGCGATAGTCTTTCATTGATTTGCTTTCAGCATTTCAACCTATTGTACATTTCAGTGCTCTGTCCAAGTGACTGTTGGTCAATCTATACTTAATAGTTTATGAACCTTTATATTGCTGATAATTGACAACCTACAGTCTGTGATAGTGATGGTGGATTAATAGCTGACAGTTAGTAGTTGACTCcaacaaagagaaacagacagttTCAAAGTCAACTCAGTCATAAGGAGTTAATTGCTTACAAGCACTTTGGAAACTGGGAGATACAAGCCAAgtctagccctaaccctaacgctaatatacacacaatgTTAATGAATGATATTTGTAGCCAAGCTCAATAGATATCAACTGACAAACCAAACTGCCAATGGTCTAATCTTGACCAGGAACAAAGACTTCTATAACaaattacacaaatacattatagATACAGATGCATGCAAGAAGCATGTTACATGAGGAGACACAAAGAAGAATTTTGATGcttaaaagactgtaaatgtgggaTTGTTGGTAATACAGGAGCCTTTATGGATAAATCCTGAGCTCTATCAAAGCTGTCAAGAGGACCCAAATTCAgtgaataataattattacAAAATATTTATGATGGCAGTTTTTAAAGGATTACATATATCATCAGTTTTGGAAATGTACTTTTCAactaacaaaggttttattcaTGACTGACGATGATTTAAGTCTGTTTTCATTGCACTTTGTTGCATTTTGCTTTCATcactaactttttattttcataatattttatttttaaaatactaataaatacaAGAAGTTTGAAATGTACTTGATGCAACCTTTAATCTTTTGccaacaaaaaatatttatggAAAAATTGACAGGAATTTggcttttttgcttttatgtgCTTATCTTGTGTTTTGTGCTGCAGTCATTAGGTTTTGTTAcatattttaatcatgttggctgtgttttattacatttttgtgatgTAAAAAGATACAAATCGTGTCTTTAActgacaagaagaagaacagtgaacattttacaTGTAGGTTATTTACAGGTAATCCTTACCGGGAACAGGATGTACATATCGGGACTTCTCTGGCTGGCCCAACACCTGCTGAGGTCATGGCTCTGCATCtgaacatatactgtatggCAGGCTTCAGACCGCTCACTTTAACTTGTGCAGTTTTTGAGTGTTCCCCAGCTGTTGATGCTGTTGTTTGTTGCCATTCATCCCTTCCACTAACACAGTACTCAACACGGTACGAGGTGATGTCCTTTCCTCCATACTGGGGTGGACAAATGTTCAGTGTCACACTGTTATGAGTCACGCAACCTTTTTCTACTTTCTCTGGTTTTGACGTTGGCTCAAAGTCCTCAGTGACAGGAAAACCTTCTTTATAAAGGCAGATGCTTGGACCTTTCTGGGCCTTATTTGTTAAAGCCACTGTCAGgaacttcatgtttttgtcctcCTTGTTGGCCTCAGCAAAATCACTAAAGAGTTTTGCTTTGTTCCTCACTTCATCAGTTACATCTCTTGAAAAGAACCagtccttctccctccctgcaGGTTCAGTTTGGGGATGTTGAGTAGATTCTGCGTAGTCTGACAAAGCTGACAGGAATGGTTCAGCTATGTCCAACAAGGGGAGGACGAAACACACAGCGTGTTCTACACCAACAATTTCCTTGTACAGGTCATTTTCAGATGGAACGATATTGGTGTTTTTCATTATGTTTGTGAAAGACATGAAGTTGtagatttctctctctttacaaTCCATCCACTTGCTcaggtttgtgtttttgaagAGAGAAGACTGAATTTTTTTCACGGCGTTATAGAGTACATCCTCCTGTCCCTCTCCTCCCCGGATTGATGGAAGTTTCTTTGCCAGGTCTCGTTGGAATTCCAGCTTGAAATCAAAGCAAagttctttaaatgttttaagctTTTTGCCAACCTCTGGGAACTGCAGTGCAATCTTGTTTTTCAGTGCATCATTACACCTCATTTCCAGCTCAGAAAGGTCCTCTAAGATGGTCTCCGCTCTGCGTACTAATGGTGCACTTATCTGGCGTACTAGTTGAGCAGCACTTGAATCTAAGCATGTCAATGGCAACAGCCAGACCTTCAGTGGAACAACGTTTTCTCTATTTGCACCCAGACGTTGTGGGAGGCTTTGATAGATTAGCATTGCATCCTGAAAAGTTGAAGGATTTGTATCAAGGAAAAAGTCTCCATGGTATTTGCAGGAGAATTCTTCCATACTTTTAGTCTCATGGTCTTCCATTTTTAGGTTCCCTTCACCTTCTATCGAAAGTTTGGGAATCTTGTTGATTGCCAACTTCAACTTGCCTTGAATGTCTTGATGATCCTCATCTTTAGACACATCACGCTCAAAGACAAAGATGGCTTGTGCACCATAAAGGACAGCTGTGACCACATGTGTTGCTACTCCTTTCTCAAACACATATGGATGCTTCACATTGCCTCTTCCAAGACGATCCATTGACAGTTCCTGGAACTTTGTGGTAGCTTCATACATCAGTGCTACTCTGGCTTTATTTTTAGATGTCTTTTGATTCTTCAGGTATTTGGCGGATCCTTCCACCTCTACCGTGCCAGTCATCAAACTTGCCTTCAGTGATGCATCAACATTAAGAGCTGAAGATTTGTCCTCAGCTGAATCAGATGCTATTATCGTAAAGTCATTGTAGAACTGAGGTCTTTCTCCTATATCTTTTAACAGATCATCACGGTCCCACAATGTTAAGCCtgcaagaaaagagaaaatcgTATCTATCTGTAGACTATTAGACTATAGATTATTCAGTTATTTAGATGCTAAATGTAATGCTTTGAAACAAGAAGTGATCATTTGTAAAGGATACGTATAATGGGCAATAACTAAAGTTAGCATCAGAGCAAGTTtttgtgttacagcagcaactaagtgtttccatggtgactGCTGAGCTTCTATTGTTACACAAAGTAAGCTAGTTAAAACTGTGAACATAGTAACCAGATGGGTTTTCACCAGTATATAGCAAGCTGATAtgtgtgagagggagggaggtactGCTAGAGACTGTTATTGGGTACTATTATTACCACTTATTGGTTCTGTACATTGATAGCTCTGGTGTGTCTTTGCTCAAATTGCTGTGGATTTTTCTTTAGCTGTATCTATACTATGCTGTATTTGCGCCAAAGATGGCACACAGATTTCTGACTTCTGGAAAAGGAGTTTATTCTGCacagaaaagagacagacatgACTCACCCAAATCCACCTTTTATAGGCAAAGTTACATATACCAAAACACATCATCAGTTAcagatgtttcctgtttttagcCCACATGCCAGGCGTATGTGCTATTTCACTCTCACACATCTAATCTCGCTTCTAAATCTGTCCTCGATTTCCTGCAATCCCAGGCTAAGTATATCTCTGCACGTACTTTTCACCAGAATTAACCTTTTCCGCaccatataaaaaaataaattgttattttttctttcatttgttgcTGAAAATATCTGGAAATATCTGGCCCATCTACATTTCCTTGATTTATAATGTGGCTAAATTGAATTTGTCACTAAACAGCTCTGCCAAAGAGTCAAAGCCCCTGGGAGTGTATGTGGTTTCCTGTTTTCAGTATTATGGGGACACCTTCTGATCTGAGCAGTTCCCAAccacataaaaaatacaacaaaaaaatgacttcccGATTGCTTTCACAATGGAAAATGGAGAGAGCATTCTTATAACCAAGCAAATGcctgtttaataataataaccaacaAAGGCatctcaataataaacaaatgcCTCTCTCAACAACAATGAACAAATGCCTCTgataatacaaaaaacaaagctcTTGCACGCAATAACACTAAGATCTGCCCTGATGCAGGTAATTTGGTtgaaagattatttttttaatatttcctcaAGCGAGGTTCAAAGCCACCCTCAAACAGGAATGCAAGAAACAAGACTCAAATGACCTGCACAGACTAGAGTTACTGGCTGACAGTATCTGCTCTGGTGCACCTTACATTCAGTTGTATTCTTTCAAAGACTGTAGTGGAAGTTGTGTAATAGAAGTTTCCCTGAAGAAAAGCACAGACGACGgagtgatgaatctttctcttttgCTCAGTACACGCTAGCATGGAGAAGGACACACAGTCGTTCTGCCAAGCAACAAccagtttcagcttttatactgtAACCCAGTGGAAGTTTGAATAAGACtgacaaaataataaagtacaacAAATGTGACGGACAGAAACCCTTCAAAGACTATTGATATCCTGTGCTGACCCCTTACTTGGTCAACAGATGGTCAGTTTTGCTTTTGATGTCTTATCTAATTTAACGTAACGCCTGAGGCTTAGATGTTTAGTTATTACGGCCCACCCGACACAATGAGTCCCTCATGACACAAAAAATCCCtcacaagacagacagacaagat is a genomic window containing:
- the LOC128369772 gene encoding stonustoxin subunit alpha-like, with the protein product MDTSTITVAALGRPFNVGMLYDCRNDTLVPGLTLWDRDDLLKDIGERPQFYNDFTIIASDSAEDKSSALNVDASLKASLMTGTVEVEGSAKYLKNQKTSKNKARVALMYEATTKFQELSMDRLGRGNVKHPYVFEKGVATHVVTAVLYGAQAIFVFERDVSKDEDHQDIQGKLKLAINKIPKLSIEGEGNLKMEDHETKSMEEFSCKYHGDFFLDTNPSTFQDAMLIYQSLPQRLGANRENVVPLKVWLLPLTCLDSSAAQLVRQISAPLVRRAETILEDLSELEMRCNDALKNKIALQFPEVGKKLKTFKELCFDFKLEFQRDLAKKLPSIRGGEGQEDVLYNAVKKIQSSLFKNTNLSKWMDCKEREIYNFMSFTNIMKNTNIVPSENDLYKEIVGVEHAVCFVLPLLDIAEPFLSALSDYAESTQHPQTEPAGREKDWFFSRDVTDEVRNKAKLFSDFAEANKEDKNMKFLTVALTNKAQKGPSICLYKEGFPVTEDFEPTSKPEKVEKGCVTHNSVTLNICPPQYGGKDITSYRVEYCVSGRDEWQQTTASTAGEHSKTAQVKVSGLKPAIQYMFRCRAMTSAGVGPAREVPICTSCSR